One window of the Thermoanaerobacterales bacterium genome contains the following:
- the selD gene encoding selenide, water dikinase SelD → MTTSSGUAAKIGPAALAQVLRHIPTMEDERLLVGINTCDDAGVYLLNETTALIQTVDFFTPVVDDPYDFGRIAAANALSDVYAMGGRPLTAMNIICYPTQDGDLETLARILQGGAAKVKEAGAVLVGGHSVEDREPKYGLAVTGVVHPDRLLTNATARPGDALVLTKPLGTGVINTAFKADMVPEDLQRRTTEQMAALNAPAAEAAQETGVSACTDVTGFGLLGHAREMAEASRAGLVIDAGSVPLLPMVLDFAAMGLLPAGAHANRCFLGEAVLIEEGVPLALSDLLFDPQTSGGLLLSVPVDRTEDLLAALERRGVRGALIGRVVAGHPGRIRVTARGL, encoded by the coding sequence ATGACCACCAGTTCCGGGTGAGCGGCCAAGATCGGGCCGGCGGCCCTGGCGCAGGTCTTGCGCCATATCCCAACAATGGAGGATGAGCGGCTGCTCGTCGGTATCAACACCTGCGACGACGCCGGTGTGTACCTCTTGAACGAAACCACCGCCCTCATTCAGACGGTGGACTTCTTTACACCTGTGGTCGATGACCCGTATGATTTCGGGCGCATCGCCGCCGCCAACGCTTTGAGCGATGTCTACGCCATGGGCGGCCGACCGCTGACGGCGATGAATATTATCTGTTACCCCACCCAGGACGGGGATCTGGAGACCCTGGCGCGTATCCTCCAGGGCGGAGCGGCGAAGGTGAAGGAGGCCGGTGCCGTACTGGTCGGGGGGCATAGCGTGGAGGACCGGGAGCCCAAGTACGGGCTGGCCGTCACCGGCGTCGTGCATCCGGACCGGCTGCTCACCAACGCCACGGCACGGCCCGGGGATGCGCTGGTGCTGACCAAGCCCCTCGGCACCGGGGTCATCAACACCGCCTTCAAGGCGGACATGGTCCCCGAGGACCTCCAGCGCCGGACGACGGAACAAATGGCCGCCCTCAACGCCCCCGCGGCCGAAGCCGCACAGGAGACGGGCGTCAGCGCCTGCACCGACGTCACCGGGTTCGGGCTCCTGGGCCACGCGCGGGAAATGGCCGAGGCCAGCCGCGCCGGCCTGGTTATCGACGCCGGGTCGGTACCCCTCCTGCCCATGGTGCTCGATTTCGCCGCTATGGGGCTGCTGCCCGCCGGGGCGCACGCCAACCGCTGCTTCCTCGGTGAGGCCGTCCTTATCGAAGAGGGCGTCCCTCTCGCCCTCTCCGACCTGCTCTTCGACCCCCAGACCTCGGGAGGGCTGCTCCTCAGCGTACCGGTGGACCGAACCGAAGACCTCCTGGCCGCCCTGGAGAGAAGAGGTGTGCGCGGCGCCCTGATCGGCCGGGTGGTCGCCGGGCACCCGGGGCGGATCCGGGTCACCGCGCGGGGATTGTAA